The following coding sequences are from one Scylla paramamosain isolate STU-SP2022 chromosome 21, ASM3559412v1, whole genome shotgun sequence window:
- the LOC135111207 gene encoding transcription initiation factor TFIID subunit 1-like isoform X3: MTSWQLTQGKQDRLMTGDGDNNDNKMVTTDDEDDANEGQGAPSQTLSLTSFLFGNIDTHGQLEGDVFDVECKRQLASLSRLGLGSLLRQVTDDGDEDDDDDDDDDDREEEEEAEVVEKSPSAVDYSDINEAVEDDALARHEDDGEDYDAEEEENSLSKSDSELMPPPPLPKTEGGSASSTTTATTTTTSGSSSSRRPITPLAAMLPSKYLNVDVKELFPDFRPDSVLRFSRLFGPGKIANLPKIWKGVKRKKKKKFGPGGEDKGPGDDSFPGEEAPPTPEIPKGFELQFAPEPPPYMCVADDSVRFSQTQEQDNNSNAQNGEGDKANDRDPNKPHEADWRYGPAQLWYDMLDVPLSGTNFDYGFKIKDLNNPAEKSEEDEGFQDAPVKEEKVATSGYEADSEEEIPDDCFHMVTQYNWEEDIIWNGDDMKHKQNQKRKNMAAGWVPSSYNRTAQAFSQPTKVATPFASTKASKVKCQMPKNNVDDTWYSIFPVENEELVYGKWEDNIIWDPENMTTIPEPTVLTLDPNDENIILGIPEDVDPATLTQGNDAPVKVKIPHPHVKKSKILLGKAGVITTIEEESPPPPPKSPDKDPFNISNDEYYQPKSSEQTIKMSMGGGLLQHSTPVVELQPPFIPTYMGEKKLRLFHRPPLKRYSHGALSTMGPHSVLPLMKEIKKKAKQREMERLASGGGDVFFMRTPEDLTGKDGDIILLEYCEEYPPLLSQVGMATRIKNYYKRRAGNDKGPPEFRFGETAYAHTSPFLGAMHPGQSIQTLENNMFRAPLYEHKAIHSDFLIIRTRNNYWIRELDGVFTVGQECPLYEVPGPNSKRANNFIRDFLQVFIYRLFWKSKDNPRRIKMDEIKRAFPAHSESSIRKRLKPCADFKRTGVDSNWWVIKPEFRLPTEEEIRAMVSPEQCCTYFSMSAAEQRLKDAGYGDKFLSALEDDNDDDTQKLDDEIKVAPWHTTRAYIQAVRGKCLLQLTGPADPTGCGEGFSYIRIPNKPTQNKEEQEQQPKRTVTGTDADLRRLSLHNAKNLLRQYGVPEDEIAKLTRWEVIDVVRTLSTEKAKAGEEGMNKFSRGNRFSIAEHQERYKEECQRIFDLQNRVLASEEVLSTDEGSSEEEDNDSDMEEKGKYIENILANKKTTSQMTLEKEEQERKELQKMIMGEEDKDGDKRKGAKKDEDENSQFGFGTPGRLLRITRTFKTSDGKEYTRTEIVRKSAVIDTYVKIRTSKDESFIKNFAGQLDETQKEEMKRERRRLQEQLRRIKRNQERQQKGIVTPPKTKKPKLKPDLKLKCGACGQVGHMRTNKACPMYAGNTSSTQPINVALTEEQEEEMEKGGIEESEELINVDGTKIKLSSKVIKHAEELKRRSLVLKVPKDQVKNPKRRRAGTVVHCDYLKRKERSVNRRRIDPVITLSTIFEEMLNEMREMSDAQPFLFPVNVKQVPDYYNIVNHPMDLSTIRDNLRQKKYQSREEFLSDISQIVENSKLYNGVKSTLTVTAQKMLELCIDRFAEKEERLMRLEKAINPLLDDDDQVAFDYILDNIVNQKLFSMQESWPFMKPVNKKNVKDYYEIIQSPMDLSTIAKKVKNHKYHSRAEFMQDMELILTNSIRYNGQDSAFTQKAETLLQVCKDSLAEYEAHLDGLEKKIALAQERALEQAETDSLCTSLGPDDDTNYTFAEPEQDPPDHQMGSPSDHLINYSGDEDEEHVNVVDGEEEEMMQTPKRRRLQQEKRNVLEEDLEFSDDEEDYGMQQQEHHQQDQQQQQQQHMEEMSGADMVEAGMVLEGQYGSHQQGPDETQGAAEAMVQLSAQYSYYQGETGEYNPEGLGTEGNMEVDASYDPSVEFLGGMMPSQPHDDATINNDLAVSDSDDEAARQVDHHQQMENPPQEEEDDKDALWF; this comes from the exons ATGACATCATGGCAGCTGACCCAAGGCAAACAAGACCGGCTGATGACTGGGGATGGAGATAATAACG ataACAAGATGGTGACCacagatgatgaagatgatgccAATGAGGGTCAGGGTGCACCCAGCCAGACACTCTCCCTCACCAGCTTTCTCTTCGGCAACATTGACACCCACGGCCAGCTTGAAGGAGATGTGTTTGACGTGGAATGCAAGCGGCAGCTGGCGTCTCTGTCCCGCCTGGGTCTGGGTTCCCTCCTGAGACAAGTGacagatgatggtgatgaggatgatgacgatgatgatgatgatgatgaccgtgaagaagaggaagaag CAGAAGTGGTTGAAAAGAGTCCATCAGCGGTCGATTATTCTGACATCAATGAGGCGGTGGAAGATGATGCTCTGGCCCGCCATGAAGATGATG GTGAGGACTATGAtgctgaggaagaagaaaacagtctAAGCAAGTCTGACTCAGAGTTGATGCCTCCACCCCCACTGCCCAAAACTGAAGGTGGCAGtgcttcttccaccaccacggccaccaccaccaccacctctggcAGTTCATCCAGCCGCAGACCCATCACACCTCTGGCAGCAATGCTGCCTTCTAAGTACCTTAATGTGGATGTCAAGGAGTTGTTCCCAGATTTTCGACCAGACTCT GTCTTGCGGTTTTCAAGACTTTTTGGGCCAGGTAAAATTGCCAATTTGCCTAAAATTTGGAAAggtgtgaagagaaaaaagaagaagaaatttggCCCTGGTGGAGAGGATAAAGGTCCGGGTGATGACTCCTTCCCGGGGGAGGAGGCGCCCCCTACGCCTGAAATACCAAAAGGATTTGAATTACAGTTTGCACCAGAGCCTCCACCATACATGTGTGTGGCTGATGACAGT GTCCGGTTCAGCCAGACGCAGGAAcaggacaacaacagcaatgccCAGAATGGAGAAGGAGACAAGGCTAATGACCGTGACCCCAACAAGCCCCATGAAGCTGACTGGCGTTACGGTCCAGCACAGTTGTGGTACGACATGCTGGATGTGCCACTGTCTGGAACCAACTTTGATTATGGCTTTAAGATCAAG GACTTGAACAACCCTGCTGAAAAATCTGAGGAAGATGAAGGCTTTCAGGATGCTccagtaaaggaggagaaggtggccACGTCAGGCTACGAAGCAGACAGTGAAGAGGAGATACCTGATGACTGCTTTCATATGGTGACACAGTACAATTGGGAGGAGGACATCATATGGAATGGAGATGATATGAAACACAAG CAAAATCAGAAGCGCAAAAACATGGCAGCTGGCTGGGTTCCAAGCAGCTACAACCGCACAGCTCAAGCCTTCAGTCAGCCAACCAAAGTGGCAACACCCTTTGCATCCACCAAGGCCAGCAAAGTTAAATGTCAGATGCC GAAGAACAATGTGGATGATACGTGGTATTCAATATTCCCTGTGGAGAATGAGGAACTAGTGTATGGGAAGTGGGAGGACAACATTATTTGGGATCCTGAGAACATGACCACAATCCCCGAGCCCACCGTGCTGACGCTGGATCCAAATGATGAGAACATCATCCTGGGCATACCGGAGGATGTCGATCCTGCGACCCTCACCCAAGGTA ATGATGCTCCTGTTAAAGTAAAGATTCCACATCCTCATGTGAAGAAGTCAAAGATCTTGCTTGGCAAGGCTggtgtcatcaccaccattgaggaggagtcaccaccacctccaccaaagTCCCCAGACAAAGATCCATTTAACATCTCCAATGATGAATATTATCAACCAAAGTCCTCAGAACAAACTATTAAGATGTCCATGGGAGGAGGTCTTTTGCAACATTCAACTCCAGTT GTTGAGCTGCAGCCACCATTTATCCCCACTTACATGGGAGAAAAGAAACTGAGATTGTTTCATCGTCCTCCCCTGAAGAGATATTCTCACGGTGCTCTGTCCACCATGGGGCCGCACTCTGTCCTGCCACttatgaaggaaattaaaaagaaagccAAG CAAAGAGAAATGGAACGTCTGGCCTCGGGTGGAGGTGACGTGTTCTTCATGAGGACCCCAGAGGACCTTACCGGCAAGGATGGAGACATAATTTTGTTGGAGTACTGTGAAGAGTATCCTCCACTTCTGTCTCAG GTTGGCATGGCTACCCGCATCAAGAACTACTACAAGCGCCGTGCAGGCAATGACAAGGGACCCCCAGAATTTAGGTTTGGAGAGACAGCCTATGCTCACACCTCCCCCTTTCTTGGTGCCATGCATCCCGGTCAGAGTATTCAGACCCTTGAGAATAACATGTTCAGGGCACCGCTGTATGAGCacaag GCCATCCACAGCGATTTCCTAATTATACGTACCAGAAATAATTATTGGATCAGAGAGCTGGATGGAGTCTTCACTGTGGGACAGGAGTGTCCTCTGTATGAAGTTCCTGGACCGAATTCCAAAAGAGCCAATAACTTTATAAGGGATTTCTTACAA GTATTCATTTACCGACTGTTTTGGAAGAGTAAAGACAATCCACGGAGAATCAAGATGGATGAGATCAAGAGGGCTTTCCCTGCACATTCAGAGAGCTCTATTCGTAAACGTCTCAAACCTTGTGCAGACTTCAAGCGCACAGGAGTTGACAG CAACTGGTGGGTGATCAAACCCGAGTTCCGGCTGCCCACTGAGGAGGAGATCCGGGCCATGGTGTCCCCAGAGCAGTGCTGCACCTACTTCAGCATGTCTGCGGCAGAGCAGCGACTGAAGGATGCTGGCTATGGTGATAAGTTCCTCTCTGCCTTAgaggatgacaatgatgatgacactCAGAAACTGGACGATGAGATTAAA GTTGCTCCCTGGCACACCACGAGAGCATACATCCAGGCAGTGAGGGGGAAGTGTCTTCTCCAGCTCACAGGACCTGCTGATCCAACAG GATGTGGGGAAGGGTTCTCGTACATTCGTATCCCCAACAAACCAACACAAAacaaggaggaacaggagcagcagcCCAAGCGCACAGTTACTGGAACAGATGCTGACTTGCGTAGGCTTTCACTTCACAATGCAAAGAACCTCCTGCGTCAGTATGGTGTTCCTGAGGATGAG ATTGCCAAGTTAACCAGATGGGAGGTGATTGATGTTGTTCGAACACTGTCAACTGAGAAAGCAaaagcaggagaggaaggaatgaataagtTTTCTCGAGGAAACCGTTTCTCCATTGCTGAACACCAGGAGAG GTATAAAGAAGAATGCCAACGTATCTTTGACCTTCAGAATAGAGTGTTGGCATCAGAGGAAGTTCTTTCCACAGATGAGGGTTcatcagaggaggaagataatgattcagatatggaagaaaaaggaaaatacattgAGAATATCTTGGCTAATAAGAAAACTACATCACAA ATGACCctggagaaagaagagcaagagagaaaagagctTCAGAAGATGATAATgggagaagaagacaaagatggCGATAAGAGAAAAGGGgctaagaaagatgaagatgaaaattcaCAGTTTGGATTTGGTACTCCAG GTCGTCTGCTGAGAATCACCCGCACATTCAAGACCTCGGATGGCAAGGAATACACCAGGACTGAGATTGTCCGCAAAAGTGCAGTGATTGACACCTATGTGAAGATCAGAACTTCAAAGGATGAGTCTTTCATCAAGAACTTTGCTGGCCAACTTG ATGAAACccagaaggaggaaatgaagcgGGAGAGGCGGCGCCTTCAGGAACAGTTGAGGAGGATCAAGCGGAACCAAGAGAGACAGCAGAAAGGCATCGTCACTCCTCCCAAGACCAAGAAACCTAAATTGAAACCTGACCTCAAGTTGAAGTGCGGTGCTTGTGGCCAG GTAGGACACATGCGGACTAACAAGGCCTGTCCAATGTATGCGGGAAATACCAGTTCCACGCAACCCATAAATGTGGCTCTGacggaggaacaagaggaagaaatggagaaaggaggaatagaggaatcTGAAGAACTTATCAATGTGGATGGAACAAAGATTAAGCTTTCTTCAAAAGTGATCAAG CATGCAGAAGAGTTGAAGCGTAGATCTCTGGTGCTCAAAGTCCCCAAGGACCAAGTGAAGAATCCCAAACGCAGGAGGGCAGGAACTGTGGTACACTGTGATTATCTCAAGCGCAAGGAGAGGTCAGTGAACAGGCGACGCATTGACCCAGTCATTACTCTCTCCACCATATTTGAGGAGATGTTGAATGAGATGAGGGAGATGTCAGATGCACAGccattcctcttccctgttAATGTGAAG caagtACCTGACTATTACAATATTGTTAATCACCCAATGGACCTGTCCACCATTCGTGACAACCTGCGGCAAAAGAAGTACCAGAGCAGAGAAGAATTCCTCTCTGATATCTCACAAATTGTTGAAAATTCCAAACTTTATAATG GTGTCAAAAGTACATTGACAGTTACAGCACAGAAGATGTTAGAGTTGTGCATAGACAGGTTTGCTGAGAAGGAAGAGCGACTCATGAGGTTGGAGAAAGCAATCAATCCTCtccttgatgatgatgaccag GTGGCATTTGATTACATCCTGGACAACATTGTGAATCAGAAGCTGTTCTCTATGCAGGAATCATGGCCATTTATGAAACCTGTAAACAAGAAGAATGTAAAAGACTATTATGAAATAATACAGAGCCCAATGGACCTTTCCACCATAGCAAAGAAAGTCAAAA aTCACAAATACCACAGCCGAGCTGAGTTCATGCAAGACATGGAACTTATTTTGACCAACAGTATCAGATACAATGGTCAAGATTCTGCATTTACACAGAAGGCTGAGACTCTTCTGCAAGTCTGTAAAGATAGTCTGGCTGAA TATGAGGCTCATCTTGATGGATTGGAAAAGAAGATTGCTCTTGCCCAAGAACGAGCCTTGGAACAAGCTGAAACAGACTCCTTGTGCACTTCACTTGGCCCTGATGATGACACTAATTACACTTTTGCCGAGCCAGAGCAGGATCCTCCAGATCACCAAATGGGTTCACCCTCAGACCATCTTATAAACTATTCAG gtgatgaagatgaagagcaTGTAAATGTAgttgatggagaggaagaagagatgatgcAGACACCCAAGAGACGTCGCCTCCAGCAGGAAAAAAGGAACGTCTTGGAGGAAG ATCTTGAATTcagtgatgatgaagaggattaTGGAATGCAGCAACAGGAACATCATCAACAagaccaacagcagcagcaacagcagcacatGGAAGAAATGTCTGGGGCAGATATGGTGGAGGCTGGCATGGTGCTGGAGGGCCAGTATGGTTCCCACCAGCAGGGGCCAGATGAAACACAGGGAGCAGCGGAGGCAATGGTTCAACTCTCAGCTCAGTATTCATATTACCAG GGTGAAACAGGGGAGTACAATCCTGAAGGTTTGGGAACAGAAGGCAACATGGAAGTTGATGCCAGTTATGATCCTTCAGTGGAATTCCTTGGGGGCATGATGCCTTCACAG CCACATGATGATGCCACGATCAACAATGACTTGGCTGTGTCAGACTCTGATGATGAAGCAGCCCGTCAAGTCGACCATCATCAACAAATGGAAAACCCTccccaagaagaggaagatgataaagatgCACTGTGGTTTTAA
- the LOC135111207 gene encoding transcription initiation factor TFIID subunit 1-like isoform X6 has protein sequence MTSWQLTQGKQDRLMTGDGDNNDNKMVTTDDEDDANEGQGAPSQTLSLTSFLFGNIDTHGQLEGDVFDVECKRQLASLSRLGLGSLLRQVTDDGDEDDDDDDDDDDREEEEEAEVVEKSPSAVDYSDINEAVEDDALARHEDDGEDYDAEEEENSLSKSDSELMPPPPLPKTEGGSASSTTTATTTTTSGSSSSRRPITPLAAMLPSKYLNVDVKELFPDFRPDSVLRFSRLFGPGKIANLPKIWKGVKRKKKKKFGPGGEDKGPGDDSFPGEEAPPTPEIPKGFELQFAPEPPPYMCVADDSVRFSQTQEQDNNSNAQNGEGDKANDRDPNKPHEADWRYGPAQLWYDMLDVPLSGTNFDYGFKIKDLNNPAEKSEEDEGFQDAPVKEEKVATSGYEADSEEEIPDDCFHMVTQYNWEEDIIWNGDDMKHKQNQKRKNMAAGWVPSSYNRTAQAFSQPTKVATPFASTKASKVKCQMPRKNNVDDTWYSIFPVENEELVYGKWEDNIIWDPENMTTIPEPTVLTLDPNDENIILGIPEDVDPATLTQGNDAPVKVKIPHPHVKKSKILLGKAGVITTIEEESPPPPPKSPDKDPFNISNDEYYQPKSSEQTIKMSMGGGLLQHSTPVVELQPPFIPTYMGEKKLRLFHRPPLKRYSHGALSTMGPHSVLPLMKEIKKKAKQREMERLASGGGDVFFMRTPEDLTGKDGDIILLEYCEEYPPLLSQVGMATRIKNYYKRRAGNDKGPPEFRFGETAYAHTSPFLGAMHPGQSIQTLENNMFRAPLYEHKAIHSDFLIIRTRNNYWIRELDGVFTVGQECPLYEVPGPNSKRANNFIRDFLQVFIYRLFWKSKDNPRRIKMDEIKRAFPAHSESSIRKRLKPCADFKRTGVDSNWWVIKPEFRLPTEEEIRAMVSPEQCCTYFSMSAAEQRLKDAGYGDKFLSALEDDNDDDTQKLDDEIKVAPWHTTRAYIQAVRGKCLLQLTGPADPTGCGEGFSYIRIPNKPTQNKEEQEQQPKRTVTGTDADLRRLSLHNAKNLLRQYGVPEDEIAKLTRWEVIDVVRTLSTEKAKAGEEGMNKFSRGNRFSIAEHQERYKEECQRIFDLQNRVLASEEVLSTDEGSSEEEDNDSDMEEKGKYIENILANKKTTSQMTLEKEEQERKELQKMIMGEEDKDGDKRKGAKKDEDENSQFGFGTPGRLLRITRTFKTSDGKEYTRTEIVRKSAVIDTYVKIRTSKDESFIKNFAGQLDETQKEEMKRERRRLQEQLRRIKRNQERQQKGIVTPPKTKKPKLKPDLKLKCGACGQVGHMRTNKACPMYAGNTSSTQPINVALTEEQEEEMEKGGIEESEELINVDGTKIKLSSKVIKHAEELKRRSLVLKVPKDQVKNPKRRRAGTVVHCDYLKRKERSVNRRRIDPVITLSTIFEEMLNEMREMSDAQPFLFPVNVKQVPDYYNIVNHPMDLSTIRDNLRQKKYQSREEFLSDISQIVENSKLYNGVKSTLTVTAQKMLELCIDRFAEKEERLMRLEKAINPLLDDDDQVAFDYILDNIVNQKLFSMQESWPFMKPVNKKNVKDYYEIIQSPMDLSTIAKKVKSKCS, from the exons ATGACATCATGGCAGCTGACCCAAGGCAAACAAGACCGGCTGATGACTGGGGATGGAGATAATAACG ataACAAGATGGTGACCacagatgatgaagatgatgccAATGAGGGTCAGGGTGCACCCAGCCAGACACTCTCCCTCACCAGCTTTCTCTTCGGCAACATTGACACCCACGGCCAGCTTGAAGGAGATGTGTTTGACGTGGAATGCAAGCGGCAGCTGGCGTCTCTGTCCCGCCTGGGTCTGGGTTCCCTCCTGAGACAAGTGacagatgatggtgatgaggatgatgacgatgatgatgatgatgatgaccgtgaagaagaggaagaag CAGAAGTGGTTGAAAAGAGTCCATCAGCGGTCGATTATTCTGACATCAATGAGGCGGTGGAAGATGATGCTCTGGCCCGCCATGAAGATGATG GTGAGGACTATGAtgctgaggaagaagaaaacagtctAAGCAAGTCTGACTCAGAGTTGATGCCTCCACCCCCACTGCCCAAAACTGAAGGTGGCAGtgcttcttccaccaccacggccaccaccaccaccacctctggcAGTTCATCCAGCCGCAGACCCATCACACCTCTGGCAGCAATGCTGCCTTCTAAGTACCTTAATGTGGATGTCAAGGAGTTGTTCCCAGATTTTCGACCAGACTCT GTCTTGCGGTTTTCAAGACTTTTTGGGCCAGGTAAAATTGCCAATTTGCCTAAAATTTGGAAAggtgtgaagagaaaaaagaagaagaaatttggCCCTGGTGGAGAGGATAAAGGTCCGGGTGATGACTCCTTCCCGGGGGAGGAGGCGCCCCCTACGCCTGAAATACCAAAAGGATTTGAATTACAGTTTGCACCAGAGCCTCCACCATACATGTGTGTGGCTGATGACAGT GTCCGGTTCAGCCAGACGCAGGAAcaggacaacaacagcaatgccCAGAATGGAGAAGGAGACAAGGCTAATGACCGTGACCCCAACAAGCCCCATGAAGCTGACTGGCGTTACGGTCCAGCACAGTTGTGGTACGACATGCTGGATGTGCCACTGTCTGGAACCAACTTTGATTATGGCTTTAAGATCAAG GACTTGAACAACCCTGCTGAAAAATCTGAGGAAGATGAAGGCTTTCAGGATGCTccagtaaaggaggagaaggtggccACGTCAGGCTACGAAGCAGACAGTGAAGAGGAGATACCTGATGACTGCTTTCATATGGTGACACAGTACAATTGGGAGGAGGACATCATATGGAATGGAGATGATATGAAACACAAG CAAAATCAGAAGCGCAAAAACATGGCAGCTGGCTGGGTTCCAAGCAGCTACAACCGCACAGCTCAAGCCTTCAGTCAGCCAACCAAAGTGGCAACACCCTTTGCATCCACCAAGGCCAGCAAAGTTAAATGTCAGATGCC CAGGAAGAACAATGTGGATGATACGTGGTATTCAATATTCCCTGTGGAGAATGAGGAACTAGTGTATGGGAAGTGGGAGGACAACATTATTTGGGATCCTGAGAACATGACCACAATCCCCGAGCCCACCGTGCTGACGCTGGATCCAAATGATGAGAACATCATCCTGGGCATACCGGAGGATGTCGATCCTGCGACCCTCACCCAAGGTA ATGATGCTCCTGTTAAAGTAAAGATTCCACATCCTCATGTGAAGAAGTCAAAGATCTTGCTTGGCAAGGCTggtgtcatcaccaccattgaggaggagtcaccaccacctccaccaaagTCCCCAGACAAAGATCCATTTAACATCTCCAATGATGAATATTATCAACCAAAGTCCTCAGAACAAACTATTAAGATGTCCATGGGAGGAGGTCTTTTGCAACATTCAACTCCAGTT GTTGAGCTGCAGCCACCATTTATCCCCACTTACATGGGAGAAAAGAAACTGAGATTGTTTCATCGTCCTCCCCTGAAGAGATATTCTCACGGTGCTCTGTCCACCATGGGGCCGCACTCTGTCCTGCCACttatgaaggaaattaaaaagaaagccAAG CAAAGAGAAATGGAACGTCTGGCCTCGGGTGGAGGTGACGTGTTCTTCATGAGGACCCCAGAGGACCTTACCGGCAAGGATGGAGACATAATTTTGTTGGAGTACTGTGAAGAGTATCCTCCACTTCTGTCTCAG GTTGGCATGGCTACCCGCATCAAGAACTACTACAAGCGCCGTGCAGGCAATGACAAGGGACCCCCAGAATTTAGGTTTGGAGAGACAGCCTATGCTCACACCTCCCCCTTTCTTGGTGCCATGCATCCCGGTCAGAGTATTCAGACCCTTGAGAATAACATGTTCAGGGCACCGCTGTATGAGCacaag GCCATCCACAGCGATTTCCTAATTATACGTACCAGAAATAATTATTGGATCAGAGAGCTGGATGGAGTCTTCACTGTGGGACAGGAGTGTCCTCTGTATGAAGTTCCTGGACCGAATTCCAAAAGAGCCAATAACTTTATAAGGGATTTCTTACAA GTATTCATTTACCGACTGTTTTGGAAGAGTAAAGACAATCCACGGAGAATCAAGATGGATGAGATCAAGAGGGCTTTCCCTGCACATTCAGAGAGCTCTATTCGTAAACGTCTCAAACCTTGTGCAGACTTCAAGCGCACAGGAGTTGACAG CAACTGGTGGGTGATCAAACCCGAGTTCCGGCTGCCCACTGAGGAGGAGATCCGGGCCATGGTGTCCCCAGAGCAGTGCTGCACCTACTTCAGCATGTCTGCGGCAGAGCAGCGACTGAAGGATGCTGGCTATGGTGATAAGTTCCTCTCTGCCTTAgaggatgacaatgatgatgacactCAGAAACTGGACGATGAGATTAAA GTTGCTCCCTGGCACACCACGAGAGCATACATCCAGGCAGTGAGGGGGAAGTGTCTTCTCCAGCTCACAGGACCTGCTGATCCAACAG GATGTGGGGAAGGGTTCTCGTACATTCGTATCCCCAACAAACCAACACAAAacaaggaggaacaggagcagcagcCCAAGCGCACAGTTACTGGAACAGATGCTGACTTGCGTAGGCTTTCACTTCACAATGCAAAGAACCTCCTGCGTCAGTATGGTGTTCCTGAGGATGAG ATTGCCAAGTTAACCAGATGGGAGGTGATTGATGTTGTTCGAACACTGTCAACTGAGAAAGCAaaagcaggagaggaaggaatgaataagtTTTCTCGAGGAAACCGTTTCTCCATTGCTGAACACCAGGAGAG GTATAAAGAAGAATGCCAACGTATCTTTGACCTTCAGAATAGAGTGTTGGCATCAGAGGAAGTTCTTTCCACAGATGAGGGTTcatcagaggaggaagataatgattcagatatggaagaaaaaggaaaatacattgAGAATATCTTGGCTAATAAGAAAACTACATCACAA ATGACCctggagaaagaagagcaagagagaaaagagctTCAGAAGATGATAATgggagaagaagacaaagatggCGATAAGAGAAAAGGGgctaagaaagatgaagatgaaaattcaCAGTTTGGATTTGGTACTCCAG GTCGTCTGCTGAGAATCACCCGCACATTCAAGACCTCGGATGGCAAGGAATACACCAGGACTGAGATTGTCCGCAAAAGTGCAGTGATTGACACCTATGTGAAGATCAGAACTTCAAAGGATGAGTCTTTCATCAAGAACTTTGCTGGCCAACTTG ATGAAACccagaaggaggaaatgaagcgGGAGAGGCGGCGCCTTCAGGAACAGTTGAGGAGGATCAAGCGGAACCAAGAGAGACAGCAGAAAGGCATCGTCACTCCTCCCAAGACCAAGAAACCTAAATTGAAACCTGACCTCAAGTTGAAGTGCGGTGCTTGTGGCCAG GTAGGACACATGCGGACTAACAAGGCCTGTCCAATGTATGCGGGAAATACCAGTTCCACGCAACCCATAAATGTGGCTCTGacggaggaacaagaggaagaaatggagaaaggaggaatagaggaatcTGAAGAACTTATCAATGTGGATGGAACAAAGATTAAGCTTTCTTCAAAAGTGATCAAG CATGCAGAAGAGTTGAAGCGTAGATCTCTGGTGCTCAAAGTCCCCAAGGACCAAGTGAAGAATCCCAAACGCAGGAGGGCAGGAACTGTGGTACACTGTGATTATCTCAAGCGCAAGGAGAGGTCAGTGAACAGGCGACGCATTGACCCAGTCATTACTCTCTCCACCATATTTGAGGAGATGTTGAATGAGATGAGGGAGATGTCAGATGCACAGccattcctcttccctgttAATGTGAAG caagtACCTGACTATTACAATATTGTTAATCACCCAATGGACCTGTCCACCATTCGTGACAACCTGCGGCAAAAGAAGTACCAGAGCAGAGAAGAATTCCTCTCTGATATCTCACAAATTGTTGAAAATTCCAAACTTTATAATG GTGTCAAAAGTACATTGACAGTTACAGCACAGAAGATGTTAGAGTTGTGCATAGACAGGTTTGCTGAGAAGGAAGAGCGACTCATGAGGTTGGAGAAAGCAATCAATCCTCtccttgatgatgatgaccag GTGGCATTTGATTACATCCTGGACAACATTGTGAATCAGAAGCTGTTCTCTATGCAGGAATCATGGCCATTTATGAAACCTGTAAACAAGAAGAATGTAAAAGACTATTATGAAATAATACAGAGCCCAATGGACCTTTCCACCATAGCAAAGAAAGTCAAAAGTAAGTGCTCTTGA